A region from the Benincasa hispida cultivar B227 chromosome 8, ASM972705v1, whole genome shotgun sequence genome encodes:
- the LOC120083406 gene encoding serine/threonine-protein kinase RIO1-like, with the protein MSAVEEKLDEIEPSAMNNDDSVEEDEGEEDLSWSSDSEIGDALDWLDAKGDREAVDGAFSLNARRPNAHGGLYSRQNSSTLQPLSNRNQKFTNHIRASPLAEWEGRFNVGMSNSVTTAIRDSVKEMAIGKTKTTEKADRATVEQAIDPRTRMVLFKMLNRGVFHDINGCISTGKEANVYHATKSDGQEFAIKIYKTSVLVFKDRDRYVQGDYRFRHGYCRHNPRKMVKTWAEKEMRNLMRLKAAGIRCPTPLLLRLHVLVMEFIGKTGWAAPRLKDAALSLNRLRESYLEIIITMRTLYQKCKLVHGDLSEYNILYFEGHLYIIDVSQAVDLDHPHALDFLREDCLHVSDFFKKHGVAVMTIRELFDFIVDPCLTDEMVDNYLEEMQEKIMARGDISVEDEIADSVFVQSYIPKTLDSVKHAEEDVIRLTSGRDTEDMYYKTITGLKQALPRVQPAPEIKDEEEHHADPIEPSKNITSLSNSCEKETESTSEEDEESSNESEGELGSSTETTQMPVDRKTARKENKKKVKEEKREARKNKVPKAVKKRKKKLAKSHK; encoded by the exons ATGTCTGCAGTGGAAGAGAAGCTAGATGAAATCGAACCTTCAGCAATGAATAATGATGATTCggtggaagaagatgaaggagaGGAGGACCTTTCATGGTCATCAGACTCTGAGATTGGAGATGCATTGGACTGGTTGGATGCAAAGGGAGATAGAGAAGCAGTAGATGGGGCATTTTCACTCAATGCTAGGCGTCCTAATGCTCATGGTGGGCTTTATTCTCGTCAAAATTCCTCAACTCTTCAACCTCTCTCAAATCGGAACCAAAAGTTTACCAATCACATTCGAGCTTCACCTCTTGCA GAATGGGAAGGGAGGTTTAATGTGGGAATGTCAAATTCTGTTACCACTGCTATTCGTGACAGTGTCAAGGAAATGGCTATAGGGAAGACAAAAACTACAGAGAAAGCCGATCGTGCAACTGTTGAACAG GCAATCGATCCTAGAACTCGAATGGTTTTATTCAAGATGCTCAACCGAGGTGTTTTTCATGACATTAATGGCTGCATTTCTACTGGGAAAGAA GCTAATGTCTATCATGCAACAAAATCTGATGGTCAAGAATTCGCTATCAAAATCTACAAAACTTCAGTTTTGGTGTTTAA GGATAGGGATCGCTATGTCCAAGGTGACTACCGTTTCAGACACGGATATTGCAGGCATAATCCCAGGAAAATGGTTAAGACATGGGCCGAGAAGGAAATGAGGAATTTGATGAG GTTAAAAGCTGCAGGAATTAGATGTCCGACTCCTCTCCTCTTGAGACTGCACGTGCTGGTTATGGAGTTCATTG GCAAGACAGGTTGGGCTGCACCTCGTCTTAAGGATGCTGCCTTGTCGTTGAACAGGCTACGGGAAAGTTATTTGGAG aTAATTATTACAATGCGGACACTCTACCAGAAGTGCAAGTTAGTGCATGGAGATCTTAGTGAATATAACATACTTTATTTTGAG GGTCACCTTTATATTATAGATGTTTCTCAAGCCGTTGATCTTGACCACCCTCATGCCCTTGATTTCCTccgtgaagattgtcttcatgTTTCT GATTTCTTTAAAAAACATGGTGTAGCTGTAATGACAATACGAGAACTGTTTGATTTTATAGTTGATCCATGCCTCACTGATGAGATGGTTGATAATTATCTAGAAGAG ATGCAAGAGAAAATCATGGCAAGAGGTGATATATCAGTGGAGGATGAAATTGCGGATTCTGTATTTGTCCAG TCATATATTCCAAAGACACTGGATAGTGTCAAACATGCTGAGGAGGATGTAATACGTTTAACAAGTGGTCGGGACACTGAAGATATGTACTATAAGACCATTACAGGCTTAAAACAGGCCCTTCCAAGAGTTCAACCTGCGCCGGAGATAAAAGATGAGGAAGAACACCATGCAGACCCAATTGAACCGTCCAAAAATATAACCAGTTTGTCAAATTCTTGCGAGAAAGAAACCGAATCGACATCAGAGGAAGATGAAGAGAGCTCAAATGAGTCAGAAGGAGAACTGGGTTCTTCAACCGAGACGACGCAGATGCCAGTTGACAGGAAAACTGCCAGAAAAGAGAACAAAAAGAAGGTGAAGGAAGAGAAGAGGGAGGCTCGCAAGAACAAGGTCCCAAAGGCTGTAAAGAAACGAAAGAAGAAGTTGGCAAAGTCCCATAAGTAA